Proteins found in one Nevskia ramosa DSM 11499 genomic segment:
- a CDS encoding Maf family protein — translation MSVQLYLASRSPRRAEFLAALGVSHAVIAADVPERPKPGQSPLDYALETATAKARAGAAHARLPIPVLGADTDVAIDGLILGKPRDAEDAVAMLMRLAGRSHQVVSAVAVVDGDRLETIWTVTDVVFGDIEVADARAYAASGEPLDKAGAYGIQGHAARWVRRIEGSYTGVVGLPLYETAELLGRFGVGTGLPRALPVSPRTQ, via the coding sequence ATGTCGGTCCAGCTCTACCTCGCATCGCGTTCGCCCCGCCGCGCCGAATTCCTCGCCGCGCTTGGGGTAAGCCATGCCGTGATCGCCGCCGATGTGCCGGAGCGGCCGAAGCCCGGCCAGTCGCCGCTCGACTACGCGCTGGAGACGGCGACGGCCAAAGCCCGCGCTGGTGCGGCCCATGCGCGCCTGCCGATTCCGGTGCTCGGCGCTGATACCGATGTCGCCATCGATGGCCTGATCCTCGGCAAGCCGCGCGATGCCGAGGATGCCGTGGCGATGCTGATGCGCCTCGCCGGGCGCAGCCACCAGGTGGTCAGCGCCGTGGCGGTGGTCGACGGCGACCGGCTGGAAACGATCTGGACCGTCACCGACGTCGTCTTCGGTGATATCGAGGTAGCCGATGCCCGTGCCTACGCCGCCAGCGGCGAGCCGCTCGACAAGGCCGGCGCCTACGGCATCCAGGGCCATGCCGCGCGCTGGGTGCGGAGAATCGAAGGCAGCTACACCGGGGTGGTCGGCCTGCCGCTGTATGAGACGGCGGAATTGCTGGGCCGCTTCGGTGTCGGAACCGGGCTACCTCGCGCTCTACCGGTATCGCCGCGCACGCAATGA
- the rng gene encoding ribonuclease G — protein sequence MSTEILVNIGPQETRVALVEGGATQEIYVQRAARHGLVGNIYKGVVVRVLPGMQAAFVDLGLDRTAFLHVADMIASEAHAGPLPPVEKLLHEGQEVLVQILKDPMGTKGARLTTLLSIPSRYLVLMPFEKHVGVSARIEDEGERSRLKALLEKLVPELSPNWGVIARTAAEGADEDGLRQDLSFLTRLWASVNQQTQFAKPGHLVHGDLPLSMRILRDLLGTAVERIRIDSAEEARRVQQFAKVFVPSAASKIEAYTGHAPIFDLYGVEDELNRALDRKVDLKSGGHLIIDQTEAMTTIDVNTGAFTGHRNLEETILKTNLEAAGSIARQLRLRNLGGIIIIDFIDMKAEEHRAQVLRTLEKEIARDSARTHVYPFSPLGLVEMTRKRTRESLGHILCEPCAVCDGRGVVKTVETICHEIAREVQRAARLYEPKAFLVLAHPKVIERLQEEQSGGLAELEASLKRPIKLQAESHYSQETFDVVPV from the coding sequence ATGAGCACCGAAATCCTCGTCAACATCGGCCCGCAGGAAACCCGCGTGGCCCTGGTCGAAGGCGGCGCGACGCAGGAAATCTATGTCCAGCGTGCGGCGCGCCACGGCCTGGTCGGCAACATCTACAAGGGCGTGGTGGTGCGGGTGCTGCCGGGCATGCAGGCTGCGTTTGTCGACCTCGGGCTCGATCGCACCGCGTTCCTGCACGTCGCCGACATGATCGCCAGCGAAGCCCACGCCGGGCCGCTGCCGCCGGTCGAGAAGCTGCTGCATGAAGGCCAGGAAGTGCTGGTGCAGATCCTCAAGGATCCGATGGGCACCAAGGGCGCGCGGCTGACCACCCTGCTGTCGATCCCGTCGCGCTATCTGGTGCTGATGCCGTTCGAGAAGCATGTCGGCGTGTCGGCCCGCATCGAGGACGAAGGCGAGCGTTCGCGGCTCAAGGCGCTGCTCGAAAAGCTGGTGCCGGAGCTCTCGCCGAACTGGGGCGTGATCGCCCGCACCGCGGCCGAAGGTGCCGATGAAGACGGCCTGCGTCAGGACTTGAGCTTCCTGACCCGGCTGTGGGCCAGCGTCAACCAGCAGACGCAGTTCGCCAAGCCCGGTCATCTGGTTCACGGCGATCTGCCGCTGTCGATGCGCATCCTGCGCGATCTGCTCGGCACTGCGGTCGAGCGCATCCGCATCGATTCCGCCGAGGAAGCGCGCCGCGTGCAGCAGTTCGCCAAGGTGTTCGTGCCGTCGGCGGCGTCGAAGATCGAGGCCTACACCGGCCATGCGCCGATCTTCGATCTGTACGGCGTCGAGGACGAACTGAATCGCGCGCTCGACCGCAAGGTCGATCTGAAATCCGGCGGTCATCTGATCATCGATCAGACCGAAGCGATGACCACCATCGACGTCAACACCGGTGCCTTCACCGGCCACCGGAACCTTGAGGAAACCATCCTCAAGACCAACCTCGAAGCGGCCGGCTCGATCGCCCGCCAGCTGCGCCTGCGCAACCTCGGCGGCATCATCATCATCGACTTCATCGACATGAAGGCCGAAGAGCATCGCGCCCAGGTGCTGCGCACCCTGGAAAAGGAAATCGCCCGCGATTCGGCGCGCACCCACGTCTATCCGTTCTCGCCGCTGGGCCTGGTCGAGATGACCCGCAAGCGCACCCGCGAAAGCCTCGGCCACATTCTTTGCGAGCCCTGCGCGGTCTGCGATGGTCGTGGCGTGGTGAAGACGGTGGAAACCATCTGCCACGAGATCGCCCGCGAAGTGCAGCGCGCCGCGCGGCTGTACGAGCCGAAAGCGTTTCTGGTGCTCGCCCATCCGAAAGTCATCGAGCGCCTGCAGGAAGAGCAGAGCGGCGGTCTGGCCGAGCTTGAAGCGAGCCTGAAGCGGCCGATCAAGCTGCAGGCCGAGTCGCACTACTCGCAGGAGACCTTCGACGTGGTGCCGGTGTGA
- a CDS encoding YhdP family protein, which produces MKLVAKRWWTRLITVLAVLLISVATISLGFRLLIDAVPGYRGDVERFVTTSVGHPTRIGTMALTWRGLSPTLELHDLALLDDSGTALLKAPKLRLGLSLGRLIAGPRVPDRIEAEGLQLVARADADGHLTLDGVTLKDTGNHALADDLARYTELRLRNCSLRLHDVRLGDAAPLDFVLDEAQLRHGNAGYALDAVLRPPAEMARRARLTALITGDPAQLDTLAGDWSLQVEDIAGWPWLKPVLKPGVQIALDDAQLSAKGRIDAGKPGAMQLALQAHEVTARTADAPLARIAAVEIEARIEPVADGWRLSLPKADLSGARGPWSLAGLEAARAVDGSETLKLPLLRLDDIAPWLTAWRELPESLARLRDAEGDLQALSVTVGPRLDDQPGALAVQAKLVGVGLISRAEQDGVSGIAGDLLATRDSGQIRLAGTAVAVHLPRAFELSLPLDTLRGELHWQRTGEDWQLSVPAVDLVLGGAEVKGDIALNLHPDRVPDLKLRLDVKADDVTALKPWMPKNWSEHNREWLDRAVREAKVTAGELLIDAPLTPRDADNHPTLRWELKLKVRDGVLAFAPDWPAAEAMAADLHFHDGGLDIDASEGRISDLTVTRLHAEIADFFVPALVLDGAFEGDAANLYRLLRDSPLKTRVSGLLTRTEASGPAAATLALRMPLNIPQPPIDATGVLNLHDAELQVRGLQEPLRGLNGELDYGKSISAERLTARLYDTAITAQISAVDAQPLLTAAFELEPGRGEGLSGTFIPVWLRNGLSGSTTMTVRLPLGGPDNGHLSLATDLQGVTSSLPTPLAKSAGSALPVAIDLSGDNGATRVGIRIAEELHAGLRFAEASANNGANNGADSGSATRPHGIEVRLSSDPAMPRADAEGLVISGAPDYFDLGAWLALISAPESGFGQASANGSSGPRFLSADISAKQVSLRRLQFGATRLLALPDGDGVTVRTTGAAAGEVRWQPGDGGSVIGRLEALALEPFPPLPPTVPGAAPPDSPFNPTRAPVFDLDIQRLSLGEVDLGHLNLVTARVNDGQRVERLTLDGGHLEAKVGGFWLRRALDGVDGSSADLSFDLHSDDIGDVLRVFGYTPNLVAETSHFSGAVIWPRVPAGLELSQATGTIDIDVHRGSLKAVEPGAGRVLGLVNLYALPRRLLFDFRDVVADGLGFDKLKGSFKLADGDAVTDDLDIDGPSLKVEMRGRIGLAARDYDQKVTVFPDISTGVTVGATLLGGPIAGGILLVAQQLFDKPFNQIGKFSYRVTGSWDDPTVLKSGEAPAAPPSKLPFSAPTPTTTPADARNG; this is translated from the coding sequence ATGAAGCTGGTCGCCAAGCGCTGGTGGACGCGGCTGATCACTGTGCTGGCCGTGCTGTTGATCAGCGTCGCGACGATCAGCCTCGGCTTCCGCCTGCTGATCGATGCGGTGCCCGGCTATCGCGGCGATGTCGAGCGTTTCGTCACCACCAGCGTCGGTCATCCGACCCGGATCGGCACCATGGCGCTGACCTGGCGCGGCTTGAGCCCGACCCTGGAATTGCACGATCTGGCGCTGCTCGATGACAGCGGCACCGCGTTGCTCAAAGCGCCGAAGCTCCGGCTGGGCTTGAGCCTCGGCCGTCTGATTGCCGGGCCGCGGGTGCCGGACCGCATCGAGGCTGAAGGCCTGCAACTGGTCGCCCGTGCCGATGCCGACGGCCATCTGACGCTCGACGGCGTCACCCTGAAAGACACGGGCAATCACGCGCTGGCGGACGACCTTGCGCGCTATACCGAGCTGCGCCTTCGCAACTGCAGCCTGCGCCTGCATGATGTGCGGCTCGGCGATGCCGCGCCGCTCGACTTCGTGCTCGACGAAGCGCAACTGCGCCACGGCAATGCCGGCTACGCGCTCGACGCCGTGCTGCGCCCGCCAGCCGAAATGGCTCGTCGCGCCCGGCTGACGGCGCTGATCACCGGCGATCCCGCCCAGCTCGACACGCTCGCCGGCGACTGGAGCTTGCAGGTCGAAGACATCGCCGGCTGGCCCTGGCTCAAGCCGGTGCTGAAGCCTGGCGTGCAGATCGCGCTCGATGACGCGCAGCTGAGCGCCAAGGGCCGGATCGACGCGGGGAAGCCGGGTGCGATGCAGCTCGCCTTGCAGGCGCACGAAGTCACCGCGCGGACCGCTGACGCGCCACTGGCGCGGATCGCCGCCGTCGAGATTGAAGCGCGAATTGAACCGGTCGCCGACGGCTGGCGCCTGAGCCTGCCGAAAGCCGATCTGAGCGGCGCGCGCGGGCCGTGGTCGCTGGCCGGACTTGAAGCGGCGAGAGCGGTTGACGGTAGCGAGACGCTGAAGCTGCCGCTGCTGCGTCTCGACGATATCGCCCCTTGGCTGACGGCCTGGCGCGAGCTGCCGGAGTCGTTGGCCCGGCTGCGTGATGCCGAGGGTGATCTTCAGGCGCTGAGCGTGACGGTGGGCCCGCGGCTCGATGATCAGCCGGGCGCGCTGGCCGTGCAGGCGAAGCTGGTCGGCGTCGGCCTGATCAGCCGTGCCGAGCAGGATGGCGTTTCCGGGATCGCCGGTGATCTGCTTGCGACGCGCGACAGCGGCCAGATCCGCCTCGCCGGAACCGCCGTCGCCGTGCATCTGCCGCGGGCTTTCGAGCTATCGCTGCCGCTCGATACCCTGCGCGGCGAATTGCACTGGCAGCGTACCGGTGAGGACTGGCAGCTGTCGGTGCCCGCCGTCGACCTGGTGCTCGGCGGCGCCGAGGTCAAGGGCGACATCGCGCTGAATCTGCATCCTGACCGGGTGCCGGACCTGAAGCTGCGGCTGGATGTGAAGGCCGACGACGTCACCGCGCTGAAGCCCTGGATGCCGAAGAACTGGAGCGAGCACAACCGCGAATGGCTGGACCGGGCCGTGCGGGAGGCCAAGGTCACCGCCGGCGAATTGCTGATCGACGCACCGCTGACGCCGCGTGATGCCGACAATCATCCGACCCTGCGCTGGGAACTCAAGCTCAAGGTGCGCGATGGCGTGCTGGCGTTCGCGCCGGACTGGCCGGCGGCCGAAGCGATGGCGGCCGATCTGCACTTCCATGATGGCGGCCTTGATATCGATGCCAGCGAGGGGCGGATCAGCGATCTGACCGTGACCCGGCTGCACGCCGAAATCGCCGATTTCTTCGTGCCGGCGCTGGTGCTCGATGGCGCTTTCGAGGGCGATGCGGCGAACCTGTACCGGCTGCTGCGCGACTCGCCGCTGAAGACTCGCGTCTCCGGCCTGCTGACCCGCACCGAGGCCAGCGGCCCGGCCGCCGCGACTCTGGCATTGCGGATGCCGCTGAACATTCCGCAGCCGCCGATCGACGCCACCGGCGTGCTCAACCTGCACGATGCCGAACTGCAGGTGCGTGGTTTGCAGGAGCCTTTGCGCGGCCTCAACGGCGAACTGGACTACGGCAAGTCGATCAGCGCCGAACGGCTCACCGCCCGGCTCTACGACACCGCCATAACGGCCCAGATCAGCGCCGTCGACGCTCAGCCGTTGCTGACTGCCGCCTTCGAGTTGGAACCGGGCCGCGGCGAAGGTCTGTCCGGCACCTTCATTCCGGTCTGGCTGCGCAACGGTCTCAGCGGCAGCACGACGATGACTGTGCGGCTGCCGCTCGGCGGGCCGGACAACGGTCATCTGTCGCTGGCCACCGATCTGCAGGGCGTGACGTCCAGCCTGCCGACGCCGCTCGCCAAGAGCGCCGGTTCGGCCTTGCCGGTAGCGATCGATCTGAGCGGCGACAACGGCGCGACCCGGGTCGGCATCCGGATCGCAGAAGAACTGCACGCCGGCCTGCGCTTCGCTGAAGCCAGCGCCAATAACGGGGCCAACAACGGGGCCGACAGCGGCAGTGCGACACGGCCGCATGGCATCGAAGTGCGGCTCAGTAGCGATCCCGCGATGCCGCGTGCCGACGCCGAAGGCCTGGTCATCAGCGGCGCGCCGGACTACTTCGATCTCGGCGCCTGGCTCGCCCTGATCAGCGCTCCCGAGAGCGGCTTCGGCCAAGCCTCGGCGAACGGCAGCAGCGGCCCGCGTTTCCTCAGTGCCGATATCAGCGCCAAGCAGGTGAGCCTGCGCCGGCTGCAGTTCGGCGCGACGCGGCTGCTCGCGCTGCCGGATGGCGACGGTGTGACCGTGCGCACCACCGGTGCTGCGGCAGGCGAAGTGCGCTGGCAGCCGGGCGATGGCGGCAGCGTCATCGGTCGGCTGGAAGCCCTGGCGCTGGAACCGTTCCCGCCACTGCCGCCGACCGTGCCGGGCGCGGCACCGCCGGATTCGCCGTTCAATCCGACTCGCGCGCCTGTGTTCGATCTGGATATCCAGCGGTTGAGCCTCGGCGAAGTCGATCTCGGCCACCTGAATCTGGTTACCGCGCGAGTCAACGATGGCCAGCGCGTCGAACGCCTGACCCTGGACGGCGGCCATCTGGAGGCCAAGGTCGGTGGCTTCTGGCTGCGTCGGGCACTCGATGGCGTCGATGGCTCCAGCGCCGATCTGAGCTTCGATCTGCATTCGGATGACATCGGCGATGTGCTGCGCGTGTTCGGCTACACGCCGAACCTGGTCGCTGAAACCAGCCACTTCAGCGGCGCGGTGATCTGGCCGCGGGTGCCGGCCGGTCTGGAGCTGTCGCAGGCTACAGGCACCATCGATATCGATGTCCATCGCGGCTCGCTGAAAGCGGTGGAGCCGGGTGCCGGTCGGGTGCTCGGCCTGGTCAACCTGTATGCGCTGCCGCGCCGGCTGCTGTTCGATTTCCGCGACGTGGTCGCCGACGGCCTCGGCTTCGACAAGCTGAAAGGCAGCTTCAAGCTCGCCGATGGCGATGCGGTGACCGACGATCTGGACATCGACGGCCCGTCGCTGAAAGTGGAGATGCGCGGCCGCATCGGCCTGGCTGCCCGTGACTACGACCAGAAGGTCACCGTGTTCCCGGATATCTCCACCGGTGTCACCGTCGGCGCAACCTTGCTTGGCGGGCCGATCGCAGGCGGCATCCTGCTGGTCGCCCAGCAGTTGTTCGACAAACCGTTCAACCAGATCGGCAAGTTCAGTTACCGTGTCACCGGTAGCTGGGACGACCCGACCGTACTGAAATCGGGCGAAGCGCCCGCTGCCCCGCCCAGTAAGCTTCCTTTCTCGGCCCCCACCCCGACCACGACGCCTGCCGACGCCCGCAATGGCTGA
- a CDS encoding carbon-nitrogen hydrolase family protein: protein MAEPTPDSPPILPMIAAIQMNSTPVVADNLATAARLLAEAAEAGAVLAALPENFSIMGAKETDKLAHAEAFGRGPIQDWLAETAQRLGLWIVAGTVPIAVDGDPGRVWAASLVFDASGAQRARYDKIHLFDVDVPSATGERYRESRTIAHGDPAGFAVVETPAGKLGLSVCYDLRFPELYRELAARGAEILCVPAAFTAKTGLAHWEILLRARAIENQVYVLAPGETGTHSGGRQTWGHSMIVGPWGEVLACLPEGEAVATAKVDVPALHRLRAGFPNLSQRRIGV from the coding sequence ATGGCTGAGCCCACGCCCGATTCGCCGCCGATCCTGCCGATGATTGCGGCGATCCAGATGAACTCCACGCCGGTGGTTGCCGACAATCTGGCGACCGCTGCGCGCCTGCTGGCCGAAGCTGCCGAGGCCGGCGCTGTGCTGGCCGCACTCCCCGAGAACTTCTCGATCATGGGCGCGAAGGAGACTGACAAGCTGGCCCATGCCGAAGCTTTCGGACGCGGGCCGATCCAGGACTGGCTGGCCGAAACCGCGCAGCGGCTGGGGCTGTGGATCGTCGCCGGCACCGTGCCTATTGCGGTCGATGGCGATCCGGGCCGGGTATGGGCAGCAAGCCTGGTATTCGATGCCAGCGGTGCGCAGCGCGCGCGCTACGACAAGATCCATCTGTTCGATGTCGATGTGCCGAGCGCCACCGGCGAGCGCTACCGCGAATCGCGGACCATCGCCCACGGCGATCCGGCCGGTTTCGCGGTTGTCGAGACGCCGGCCGGCAAGCTGGGCCTGTCGGTCTGCTACGACCTGCGCTTCCCCGAGCTGTACCGCGAACTGGCGGCGCGCGGCGCCGAAATCCTCTGCGTGCCGGCGGCGTTCACCGCCAAGACCGGGCTTGCGCACTGGGAGATCCTGCTGCGCGCGCGCGCGATCGAAAACCAGGTCTATGTCCTGGCACCGGGCGAAACCGGCACCCATTCCGGTGGCCGCCAGACCTGGGGCCATTCGATGATCGTCGGCCCCTGGGGCGAGGTGCTGGCCTGCCTGCCGGAAGGCGAGGCCGTCGCCACCGCCAAGGTCGACGTGCCGGCGCTACACCGTTTGCGCGCCGGCTTTCCGAACCTGTCACAGCGGCGCATAGGCGTCTGA
- the tldD gene encoding metalloprotease TldD, with protein sequence MTTALTLARATLLEPAALDEGAIQRVLSGLMKPGIDAADLYFQNSVSESWFFEDGIVKSGSNHTEQGVGVRAISGEKTGFAYSDELSLPALVDASGAATAIVRTGQSNTLGVLVQPNRQALYPAESPLDSWPTEKKLELLKRADAAARAIDPRITQVMVSLAATHDIVMVAAADGTLAADIRPLVRMNVTVIAESNGRREQAGSGGGGRGAYGDFFAGDAAERHAAEAVRQALMLLEAVPAPAGAMTVVLGAGWPGILLHEAVGHGLEGDFNRKGTSAYSGRIGQKVASPLCTIVDDGTLPGRRGSLTLDDEGTPTQCTTLIENGILRGYIQDKMNARLMGMAPTGNGRRESFSHLPMPRMTNTYMLPGQSDPAEIIASVKKGLYAVNFAGGQVDITNGNFSFSASEAYLIEDGKITRPVKGATLIGNGPEAMSRVSMVGNDLKLDSGVGTCGKDGQSVPVGVGQPTLRLDNMTVGGTQA encoded by the coding sequence ATGACCACCGCTCTCACACTTGCCCGCGCCACCCTGCTGGAACCCGCTGCCCTCGACGAAGGCGCGATCCAGCGCGTGCTGTCTGGCTTGATGAAACCGGGTATCGACGCGGCCGATCTGTACTTCCAGAACTCGGTATCGGAGTCCTGGTTCTTCGAGGACGGCATCGTCAAGTCCGGCTCCAACCACACCGAGCAGGGCGTCGGCGTGCGCGCGATCAGCGGCGAGAAGACCGGCTTCGCGTATTCCGATGAGCTGTCGCTGCCGGCGCTGGTCGATGCCTCGGGCGCGGCGACGGCGATCGTCCGCACCGGCCAGAGCAATACGCTCGGCGTGCTGGTGCAGCCGAATCGCCAGGCCTTGTATCCGGCCGAAAGCCCGCTCGACAGCTGGCCGACCGAAAAGAAGCTGGAACTGCTGAAGCGCGCCGATGCCGCGGCACGCGCCATCGACCCGCGCATCACCCAGGTGATGGTGTCGCTGGCGGCGACCCACGACATCGTCATGGTCGCCGCCGCCGACGGCACCTTGGCGGCGGACATCCGGCCGCTGGTACGGATGAACGTCACCGTGATCGCCGAATCGAACGGCCGTCGCGAACAGGCCGGCAGCGGCGGCGGCGGTCGCGGCGCCTATGGCGATTTCTTCGCGGGCGACGCCGCCGAACGCCATGCCGCCGAAGCGGTGCGCCAGGCGTTGATGCTGCTCGAAGCGGTTCCGGCACCGGCCGGCGCGATGACCGTGGTGCTCGGCGCCGGCTGGCCCGGCATCCTGCTGCATGAAGCGGTGGGCCATGGTCTGGAAGGCGACTTCAATCGCAAGGGCACCTCGGCGTATTCCGGCCGCATCGGTCAGAAGGTGGCCAGCCCGCTGTGCACGATCGTCGACGACGGCACCTTGCCGGGCCGGCGCGGTTCGCTGACCCTCGATGACGAAGGCACGCCGACGCAGTGCACGACGCTGATCGAGAACGGCATCCTGCGCGGCTACATCCAGGACAAGATGAACGCCCGGTTGATGGGCATGGCGCCGACCGGCAACGGCCGCCGCGAATCGTTCTCGCATCTGCCGATGCCGCGGATGACCAACACCTACATGCTGCCCGGCCAGAGCGATCCGGCCGAGATCATTGCCTCGGTCAAGAAGGGCTTGTACGCGGTCAACTTCGCCGGCGGCCAGGTCGACATCACCAACGGCAACTTCAGCTTCTCGGCCAGCGAGGCCTACCTGATCGAAGACGGCAAGATCACCCGCCCGGTGAAGGGTGCGACGCTGATCGGCAACGGCCCGGAAGCGATGAGCCGGGTATCGATGGTCGGCAACGATCTGAAGCTCGACAGCGGCGTCGGCACCTGCGGCAAGGATGGCCAGAGCGTGCCGGTGGGCGTCGGCCAGCCGACCTTGCGGCTCGACAACATGACCGTCGGCGGCACGCAGGCGTGA
- a CDS encoding antitoxin, whose protein sequence is MKAIPSATPTLAKRARRVDADDSGTVVRLTQLGVVQVIRLPKELRFDCESVRLIRDGDRLIIEPVGKSAAVPPSLPGREAPAASGPRPRRKAPDGDLHAPSPVGPKFGR, encoded by the coding sequence ATGAAAGCGATCCCCAGTGCGACGCCAACGCTCGCCAAGCGCGCCAGGCGTGTTGATGCCGATGACTCCGGCACCGTCGTTCGGCTCACCCAACTCGGCGTCGTCCAGGTGATCCGCCTGCCGAAGGAACTGCGCTTCGACTGCGAGTCCGTGCGGCTGATCCGCGATGGCGACCGCCTGATCATCGAACCCGTGGGGAAGTCTGCGGCCGTACCGCCGTCCCTGCCTGGACGTGAAGCGCCAGCCGCGTCCGGGCCGCGACCGCGGCGCAAGGCGCCGGACGGCGATCTGCATGCGCCGTCGCCGGTCGGTCCCAAATTCGGCCGCTGA
- the rsmD gene encoding 16S rRNA (guanine(966)-N(2))-methyltransferase RsmD, which translates to MRRPLGRLRIIGGEFRSRLIDFDADAGVRPTPDRVRQTVFDWLSPIIEGSTVLDLFAGSGALGLEAISRGASHASFAETGGAQADAIRTAVAKLKVVDRCDVIRGDGIGFLRSTPRRFDLVFVDPPYDSTLLASTLASLPKVLKELNRLYLEWPKGQPPVLPAGYTMLKEKTAGQVSYGLFTYAPPGEPQP; encoded by the coding sequence ATGAGAAGACCCCTCGGCCGCCTGCGCATCATCGGCGGCGAATTCCGCAGCCGCCTGATCGATTTCGATGCTGACGCCGGTGTGCGTCCGACGCCGGATCGCGTGCGTCAGACCGTGTTCGACTGGCTGAGCCCGATCATCGAAGGCAGCACCGTGCTCGATCTGTTTGCCGGCAGCGGCGCGCTCGGGCTGGAAGCGATCTCGCGTGGTGCGTCTCACGCCAGCTTTGCAGAGACCGGCGGCGCGCAGGCCGACGCGATCCGCACGGCGGTTGCCAAGCTGAAGGTCGTCGATCGCTGCGACGTGATTCGCGGCGACGGCATTGGCTTCCTGCGCTCGACGCCGCGGCGCTTCGATCTGGTGTTCGTCGATCCGCCGTACGACAGCACCTTGCTGGCCTCCACGCTCGCCAGCCTGCCGAAAGTGCTGAAGGAACTGAACCGTCTCTATCTCGAATGGCCGAAGGGCCAGCCGCCGGTGCTGCCGGCCGGTTACACGATGCTCAAGGAAAAGACCGCGGGGCAGGTAAGCTACGGCCTGTTCACCTACGCGCCACCGGGAGAGCCGCAACCGTGA
- the coaD gene encoding pantetheine-phosphate adenylyltransferase: protein MSVIAAYSGTFDPITLGHNDIIHRASRMFPKLIVAVGSNIAKNPKFTLEERCELIRASVTDLVNVEVVGFNGLVVDFAKEHGVTVLVRGVRNVGDVEYEKQMAVMNRDLYPTLDTVLLAPSPEYAHLSSSLVRELTGLGAPVKKLVPKAVIPSLLARFGRKTR, encoded by the coding sequence GTGAGCGTCATCGCCGCCTACTCAGGCACCTTCGACCCGATCACCCTGGGTCACAACGACATCATCCATCGTGCCTCGCGAATGTTCCCGAAGCTGATCGTCGCGGTCGGCTCGAATATCGCGAAGAACCCCAAGTTCACGCTCGAGGAGCGTTGCGAGCTGATCCGCGCCTCGGTCACCGATCTGGTCAATGTCGAAGTCGTCGGCTTCAACGGCCTGGTCGTCGACTTCGCGAAGGAGCATGGCGTGACCGTGCTGGTGCGCGGCGTGCGCAATGTCGGCGATGTCGAATACGAGAAGCAGATGGCGGTGATGAACCGCGATCTCTATCCGACACTCGACACCGTGCTGCTGGCGCCATCGCCGGAGTACGCGCATCTGTCGTCGAGCCTGGTCCGCGAGTTGACCGGCCTCGGTGCGCCGGTCAAGAAGCTGGTGCCGAAAGCGGTGATCCCGTCTCTGCTTGCTCGTTTCGGCCGCAAGACGCGCTGA
- a CDS encoding YfhL family 4Fe-4S dicluster ferredoxin translates to MALTITDDCINCDVCEPACPNQAIFQGPEIYEIAPERCTECVGHFDEPQCRSVCPVDCIPLDLLHVESPEQLLAKYRLLTAAKI, encoded by the coding sequence ATGGCGCTGACGATCACCGACGACTGCATCAACTGCGATGTCTGCGAACCGGCCTGCCCCAATCAGGCGATTTTCCAGGGGCCGGAAATCTACGAGATCGCGCCGGAACGCTGTACCGAGTGCGTCGGTCATTTCGATGAACCGCAGTGCCGCTCGGTCTGTCCGGTGGACTGCATTCCGCTCGACCTGCTGCATGTCGAAAGCCCCGAACAGCTGCTGGCCAAATACCGGCTGCTGACTGCCGCCAAGATCTGA